From Brassica oleracea var. oleracea cultivar TO1000 chromosome C3, BOL, whole genome shotgun sequence, a single genomic window includes:
- the LOC106334783 gene encoding coiled-coil-helix-coiled-coil-helix domain-containing protein 10, mitochondrial has product MGRRSSGGRSAPRPRPAAARSPPPQTVNRAPPPAPAAQASGGGGMLSGIGSTIAQGMAFGTGSAVAHRAVDAVMGPRTIQHEGVETADSASASAAPAAGGMFSSSCDLHAKAFQDCVSSYGSDISRCQFYMDMLSECRKNSASTIGA; this is encoded by the exons ATGGGTCGCCGTAGCTCAGGAG GAAGATCTGCACCTCGTCCCCGCCCTGCTGCTGCACGCAGCCCTCCTCCTCAAACTG TAAACCGTGCACCTCCTCCAGCGCCAGCAGCTCAGGCTAGCGGTGGTGGCGGCATGCTCTCAGGCATTGGTTCAACCATTGCTCAGG GTATGGCTTTTGGAACCGGAAGTGCTGTTGCGCATAGGGCTGTTGATGCTGTGATGGGTCCACGAACCATTCAGCATGAAGGTGTTGAGACTGCTGACTCTGCTTCTGCATCTGCTGCTCCTGCTGCAGGCGGCATGTTTTCCAGCTCCTGTGACCTTCACGCTAAGGCTTTCCAAGAT TGCGTCAGCAGCTATGGAAGCGACATCAGCAGGTGTCAGTTCTATATGGACATGTTGTCTGAGTGCAGGAAGAACTCCGCTTCCACTATTGGTGCCTGA